From a single Brassica oleracea var. oleracea cultivar TO1000 chromosome C5, BOL, whole genome shotgun sequence genomic region:
- the LOC106292482 gene encoding oxygen-evolving enhancer protein 2, chloroplastic: MAYSACFLHQSALASSAARSSSSSSSQRYVSLSKPVQVVCKAQQSHEDDNPAVSRRLALTLLVGAAAVGSKVSPADAAYGEAANVFGKPKKNTDFTPYNGDGFQVQVPAKWNPSREVEYPGQVLRYEDNFDATSNLNVMVTPTDKKSITDYGSPEEFLSQVNYLLGKQAYFGETASEGGFDNNAVATANILETNVQDVGGKPYYYLSVLTRTADGDEGGKHQLITATVNGGKLYICKAQAGDKRWFKGANKFVEKAATSFSVA; encoded by the exons ATGGCGTACAGCGCGTGTTTCCTACATCAGAGCGCACTGGCCTCCTCCGCCGCTCGATCATCATCTTCCTCCTCATCCCAGCGCTACGTTTCACTCTCCAAACCCGTCCAGGTAGTGTGTAAAGCTCAACAGTCTCATGAAGACGATAATCCCGCCGTCTCTCGCCGTCTCGCCCTCACACTCCTCGTCGGCGCCGCCGCCGTTGGTTCCAAAGTGTCTCCTGCCGATGCCGCCTATGGTGAAGCTG CAAATGTGTTTGGGAAGCCAAAGAAAAACACAGACTTCACGCCATACAATGGAGATGGATTCCAAGTGCAGGTTCCAGCTAAATGGAACCCAAGCAGAGAGGTAGAGTATCCAGGACAAGTCCTTAGGTACGAAGACAACTTTGATGCTACTAGCAATCTCAATGTCATGGTCACTCCTACCGACAAGAAGTCCATCACTGATTACGGCTCTCCTGAAGAGTTCCTCTCTCAG GTCAACTACCTTCTTGGGAAACAAGCTTACTTCGGTGAGACTGCCTCCGAG GGAGGCTTTGACAACAATGCAGTGGCAACAGCAAACATTCTGGAGACAAATGTTCAGGACGTTGGTGGGAAACCATACTACTACTTGTCCGTGTTGACAAGAACGGCCGATGGAGATGAAGGTGGTAAGCATCAGCTGATCACAGCCACCGTGAACGGAGGCAAGCTTTACATCTGCAAAGCACAAGCTGGAGACAAGAGGTGGTTCAAGGGAGCCAACAAATTTGTCGAGAAAGCAGCCACTTCTTTCAGTGTTGCTTGA
- the LOC106292479 gene encoding PTI1-like tyrosine-protein kinase 1, which translates to MRMCKWMCCTCQIQDSHEEEHLKSSHQHHHSDANHKNPKPPAVAKPEVRKEPLPIEVPALSLDEVKEKTDNFGSKSLIGEGSYGRVYYGTLNDGVAVALKKLDAAPEAESDSEFLSQVSMVSRLKHENLVQLLGFCVDGKLRVLAYEFATMGSLHDVLHGRKGVQGAQPGPTLDWTTRVKIAVEAARGLEYLHEKSQPPVIHRDIRSSNVLLFEDYKPKIADFNLSNQSPDNAARLHSTRVLGTFGYHAPEYAMTGQLTQKSDVYSFGVVLLELLTGRKPVDNNMPRGQQSLVTWATPRLSEDKVKECIDPKLQADYPPKAVAKLAAVAALCVQYEAEFRPNMSIVVKALQPLLKPPPPAAAPSS; encoded by the exons ATGAGGATGTGCAAGTGGATGTGCTGTACTTGTCAAATTCAAGACTCTCATGAAGAGGAACATTTGAAATCCTCTCACCAGCATCATCATTCTGATG CAAATCACAAGAATCCAAAGCCACCAGCTGTTGCAAAGCCTGAGGTGCGCAAGGAACCTCTTCCCATCGAGGTCCCTGCCTTGTCTTTGGACGAGGTCAAGGAAAAGACTGATAATTTCGGATCAAAGTCCCTCATTGGTGAAGGCTCTTACGGAAGAGTGTACTACGGCACATTGAATGATGGTGTTGCTGTTGCTCTCAAGAAACTTGATGCCGCACCTGAAGCTGAATCAGATTCCGAGTTCTTGAGTCAG GTCTCCATGGTGTCTAGACTGAAGCATGAGAATCTCGTTCAATTGCTTGGTTTTTGTGTTGATGGAAAGCTCCGCGTCCTTGCTTATGAGTTTGCAACTATGGGATCGTTGCATGACGTCTTGCATG GTAGGAAGGGAGTTCAAGGGGCACAGCCAGGTCCAACACTTGACTGGACAACGCGGGTGAAAATAGCAGTTGAGGCAGCTAGGGGTTTGGAATACCTTCATGAGAAGTCTCAGCCTCCTGTGATCCACAGAGACATTAGATCAAGCAATGTTCTTCTTTTCGAAGACTACAAACCAAAGATTGCTGATTTCAATCTCTCTAACCAATCGCCTGATAACGCTGCTCGTCTTCACTCTACCAGAGTCTTGGGAACTTTTGGTTATCATGCTCCAGA ATACGCAATGACTGGGCAATTAACTCAGAAGAGCGATGTGTACAGCTTTGGGGTTGTACTTCTAGAACTTCTGACAGGGAGGAAACCAGTTGATAATAACATGCCTCGTGGTCAACAGAGTCTTGTCACCTGG GCGACACCAAGACTCAGTGAAGATAAAGTCAAAGAGTGCATTGATCCCAAGCTACAAGCGGATTACCCTCCAAAAGCAGTTGCTAAG CTAGCAGCGGTGGCGGCATTGTGTGTGCAATACGAAGCTGAATTTAGACCAAATATGAGCATAGTTGTGAAGGCGCTACAGCCTCTTCTCAAACCTCCTCCACCTGCAGCAGCTCCATCTTCTTGA
- the LOC106292474 gene encoding pentatricopeptide repeat-containing protein At1g06710, mitochondrial isoform X1, producing the protein MHKTVVRCILSRSHHLLIQFSTNSSLNRSLLDTVSTCSRYLTSRFISTPPPDEMYGFDEPFSPNEPREVVGFTKDYTFLLDSLADSRKPTTESPPSIDAIAIADTISNSEDVFGSKSQKLLRQFREKLTESLVIEALRLIEKPSAVISFFIWAGRQIGYKHTPPVYKALVDLIVTDNDEKVPEELLQQIREDDKETLGEFLNVLIRRRCRNGSFSVALEELGRLKDFSFRPSRSTYNCLVQAFLKAGSLDSASLIHREMSVANVSIDGFTLRCFAYSLCKVGKWREALALVEAERFVPDAVFYTKLISGLCEASLFEEAMEFLNRMRADSCLPNVVTYSTLLCGCLNKKQLGRCKRVLSMMMIEGCYPSPKVFNSLVHAYCTTGDHSYAYKLLKKMVQCGHRPGYVVYNILIGSICGGGEDSLSSDLLELAEKAYTEMLAAGVVLNKINVSRFTRCLCNAGKYEKAFSVIRQMIGKGFVPDNSTYSKVLGYLCNASKMEMAFLLFGEMKTRGLVADVYTYTIMVDSFCKAGLIEQGRKWFDEMRSVGCKPNVVTYTALIHAYLKANKVGYANELFEVMISEGCVPNVVMYSALIDGHCKAGQTEKACRIFERMCGSKDVPDVDMYFTEQHDGERPNVVTYGALVDGFCKSHRVEEARKLLEAMSMEGCEPNEIVYDALIDGLCKVGKLEEAQEVKTEMSEHGFTATIYTYSSLIDRYFKMKRQDLVSKVLSKMLDSCKPNVVIYTEMIDGLCKVGKTDEAYKLMKVMEENGCQPNVVTYTALIDGFGVIGKIETCLELLERMGSKGVAPNYVTYRVLIGHCCENGMLDVAYKLLEEMKQTHWPTHASGYRKVIEGFSKEFVESLGLLDEIAKDDTAPFVSVYRLLIDNLIKGERLEMALTLLEEVATLSPTLVSYGSTYSMLIESLCVADKVDKAFQLFSEMTKKGVSPDMESFCSLVKGLFRNRKINEALLLLDFVSHMEIQWTEENNGI; encoded by the exons ATGCACAAAACAGTAGTAAGATGCATTCTTTCTCGTTCCCATCATCTTCTTATTCAATTCTCCACCAATTCATCTCTTAATCGTTCTCTTCTCGACACAGTATCCACCTGTAGCCGTTATCTCACCTCTAGGTTTATCTCCACTCCTCCGCCCGATGAAATGTACGGATTCGACGAACCTTTCTCGCCTAACGAGCCGCGGGAAGTGGTGGGTTTCACTAAAGACTACACCTTTCTGCTTGATTCTCTTGCTGACTCTCGAAAGCCCACAACTGAATCACCACCCTCCATTGATGCCATAGCCATTGCAGATACTATTTCTAATAGCGAAGACGTGTTCGGGAGCAAATCCCAGAAGCTTCTTAGGCAATTCAGAGAGAAACTTACCGAGAGCTTAGTAATCGAAGCGCTGCGTTTGATTGAAAAACCTTCCGCTGTTATCAGCTTCTTCATTTGGGCAGGTAGGCAGATAGGTTACAAGCACACACCACCCGTCTACAAAGCTCTAGTAGACTTGATTGTAACTGATAATGACGAAAAAGTCCCTGAAGAGCTCCTCCAGCAGATCAGAGAAGACGACAAGGAGACCCTGGGGGAGTTTCTTAACGTCTTGATAAGGAGACGCTGCAGGAACGGCTCCTTCAGCGTTGCTCTCGAGGAGCTAGGGAGGCTGAAGGATTTTAGTTTCAGACCTTCGAGATCTACTTATAACTGCTTGGTCCAGGCTTTCTTGAAAGCTGGTAGTTTGGACTCTGCTTCTTTAATTCATCGGGAGATGTCGGTTGCGAATGTGAGTATCGATGGGTTTACGCTTCGTTGCTTTGCTTATTCTCTATGTAAAGTAGGGAAGTGGAGGGAGGCTCTAGCGTTGGTGGAAGCTGAGAGGTTTGTGCCTGATGCAGTCTTTTACACGAAACTGATATCTGGTCTGTGCGAAGCTTCGCTTTTCGAAGAGGCGATGGAGTTTTTGAATAGGATGAGAGCTGATTCCTGTCTTCCGAATGTGGTGACGTATTCGACTCTGCTGTGTGGATGCTTGAATAAAAAACAGCTGGGGAGGTGTAAAAGGGTGCTTAGTATGATGATGATTGAAGGTTGTTATCCGAGTCCCAAGGTTTTTAATTCTCTTGTGCATGCTTATTGCACAACGGGAGATCATTCGTATGCGTATAAACTGTTGAAAAAGATGGTTCAGTGTGGTCACAGGCCAGGGTATGTTGTCTACAATATATTGATTGGTAGTATCTGTGGTGGTGGTGAAGACTCGCTTAGTTCTGATCTTTTGGAGTTGGCTGAGAAAGCTTATACTGAGATGCTTGCTGCTGGAGTTGTTCTTAATAAGATTAACGTAAGCAGGTTCACGAGGTGTCTTTGTAATGCTGGCAAGTATGAGAAGGCGTTCAGTGTCATCCGCCAAATGATCGGTAAAGGATTTGTACCTGATAACAGTACCTATTCCAAAGTCCTTGGTTATTTATGTAACGCGTCGAAAATGGAAATGGCGTTTCTGTTGTTTGGAGAGATGAAAACTCGTGGCCTCGTTGCCGATGTCTACACGTATACCATCATGGTAGATAGTTTCTGCAAAGCTGGATTGATCGAACAGGGTCGCAAGTGGTTCGATGAGATGAGGAGCGTTGGTTGTAAGCCTAACGTCGTCACGTATACTGCTCTTATCCATGCTTATCTTAAGGCTAATAAGGTTGGTTATGCGAATGAGCTGTTTGAAGTGATGATATCCGAAGGGTGTGTCCCCAACGTCGTTATGTACTCTGCCTTGATCGATGGGCATTGCAAAGCTGGACAGACGGAGAAAGCTTGCCGGATTTTCGAGAGAATGTGTGGGAGCAAAGATGTTCCGGATGTAGATATGTACTTCACGGAGCAGCACGATGGCGAGCGACCAAACGTAGTTACGTACGGAGCTTTGGTAGATGGTTTCTGCAAGTCGCATAGGGTAGAGGAAGCTCGTAAGTTGTTGGAAGCTATGTCCATGGAAGGTTGCGAGCCGAATGAGATTGTGTATGATGCTCTTATCGATGGACTATGTAAAGTAGGGAAGCTAGAGGAAGCGCAAGAAGTGAAAACTGAGATGTCTGAGCATGGATTCACCGCGACCATATATACTTACAGCTCTTTGATTGATCGTTATTTCAAAATGAAGCGGCAAGATTTAGTCTCGAAGGTTTTGTCGAAGATGCTTGACAGCTGTAAGCCTAACGTGGTTATATACACCGAGATGATTGATGGCTTGTGCAAGGTTGGTAAGACTGATGAAGCTTATAAGCTTATGAAAGTGATGGAAGAGAATGGATGTCAGCCAAACGTTGTGACGTATACGGCTTTGATCGATGGGTTTGGAGTGATTGGTAAGATAGAGACATGCCTTGAGCTCTTAGAGAGAATGGGTTCCAAAGGTGTTGCTCCAAACTATGTTACTTATAGGGTTTTGATTGGTCATTGTTGCGAAAACGGTATGTTGGATGTGGCTTACAAGCTTTTAGAAGAAATGAAACAGACGCATTGGCCTACACACGCTTCAGGATACCGCAAAGTCATTGAAGGATTCAGTAAAGAGTTTGTAGAGTCTCTTGGGCTTCTAGATGAGATAGCGAAGGATGATACTGCCCCGTTTGTTTCTGTATATAGGCTTCTGATTGATAATCTTATTAAAGGTGAAAGGCTGGAGATGGCTCTTACGCTTCTTGAGGAGGTTGCAACGTTGTCACCCACGTTGGTTAGCTACGGTAGCACGTACAGTATGTTGATTGAAAGCCTTTGCGTTGCTGATAAAGTGGACAAGGCTTTTCAGTTGTTCTCGGAGATGACGAAGAAAGGTGTCAGTCCGGATATGGAATCGTTCTGTAGTCTTGTCAAGGGACTTTTCCGGAATAGGAAGATCAATGAAGCACTTTTGCTTCTGGATTTCGTATCACATATG GAAATTCAGTGGACAGAAGAAAATAATGGTATCTGA
- the LOC106292474 gene encoding pentatricopeptide repeat-containing protein At1g06710, mitochondrial isoform X2 — protein MHKTVVRCILSRSHHLLIQFSTNSSLNRSLLDTVSTCSRYLTSRFISTPPPDEMYGFDEPFSPNEPREVVGFTKDYTFLLDSLADSRKPTTESPPSIDAIAIADTISNSEDVFGSKSQKLLRQFREKLTESLVIEALRLIEKPSAVISFFIWAGRQIGYKHTPPVYKALVDLIVTDNDEKVPEELLQQIREDDKETLGEFLNVLIRRRCRNGSFSVALEELGRLKDFSFRPSRSTYNCLVQAFLKAGSLDSASLIHREMSVANVSIDGFTLRCFAYSLCKVGKWREALALVEAERFVPDAVFYTKLISGLCEASLFEEAMEFLNRMRADSCLPNVVTYSTLLCGCLNKKQLGRCKRVLSMMMIEGCYPSPKVFNSLVHAYCTTGDHSYAYKLLKKMVQCGHRPGYVVYNILIGSICGGGEDSLSSDLLELAEKAYTEMLAAGVVLNKINVSRFTRCLCNAGKYEKAFSVIRQMIGKGFVPDNSTYSKVLGYLCNASKMEMAFLLFGEMKTRGLVADVYTYTIMVDSFCKAGLIEQGRKWFDEMRSVGCKPNVVTYTALIHAYLKANKVGYANELFEVMISEGCVPNVVMYSALIDGHCKAGQTEKACRIFERMCGSKDVPDVDMYFTEQHDGERPNVVTYGALVDGFCKSHRVEEARKLLEAMSMEGCEPNEIVYDALIDGLCKVGKLEEAQEVKTEMSEHGFTATIYTYSSLIDRYFKMKRQDLVSKVLSKMLDSCKPNVVIYTEMIDGLCKVGKTDEAYKLMKVMEENGCQPNVVTYTALIDGFGVIGKIETCLELLERMGSKGVAPNYVTYRVLIGHCCENGMLDVAYKLLEEMKQTHWPTHASGYRKVIEGFSKEFVESLGLLDEIAKDDTAPFVSVYRLLIDNLIKGERLEMALTLLEEVATLSPTLVSYGSTYSMLIESLCVADKVDKAFQLFSEMTKKGVSPDMESFCSLVKGLFRNRKINEALLLLDFVSHMVCPLSLY, from the coding sequence ATGCACAAAACAGTAGTAAGATGCATTCTTTCTCGTTCCCATCATCTTCTTATTCAATTCTCCACCAATTCATCTCTTAATCGTTCTCTTCTCGACACAGTATCCACCTGTAGCCGTTATCTCACCTCTAGGTTTATCTCCACTCCTCCGCCCGATGAAATGTACGGATTCGACGAACCTTTCTCGCCTAACGAGCCGCGGGAAGTGGTGGGTTTCACTAAAGACTACACCTTTCTGCTTGATTCTCTTGCTGACTCTCGAAAGCCCACAACTGAATCACCACCCTCCATTGATGCCATAGCCATTGCAGATACTATTTCTAATAGCGAAGACGTGTTCGGGAGCAAATCCCAGAAGCTTCTTAGGCAATTCAGAGAGAAACTTACCGAGAGCTTAGTAATCGAAGCGCTGCGTTTGATTGAAAAACCTTCCGCTGTTATCAGCTTCTTCATTTGGGCAGGTAGGCAGATAGGTTACAAGCACACACCACCCGTCTACAAAGCTCTAGTAGACTTGATTGTAACTGATAATGACGAAAAAGTCCCTGAAGAGCTCCTCCAGCAGATCAGAGAAGACGACAAGGAGACCCTGGGGGAGTTTCTTAACGTCTTGATAAGGAGACGCTGCAGGAACGGCTCCTTCAGCGTTGCTCTCGAGGAGCTAGGGAGGCTGAAGGATTTTAGTTTCAGACCTTCGAGATCTACTTATAACTGCTTGGTCCAGGCTTTCTTGAAAGCTGGTAGTTTGGACTCTGCTTCTTTAATTCATCGGGAGATGTCGGTTGCGAATGTGAGTATCGATGGGTTTACGCTTCGTTGCTTTGCTTATTCTCTATGTAAAGTAGGGAAGTGGAGGGAGGCTCTAGCGTTGGTGGAAGCTGAGAGGTTTGTGCCTGATGCAGTCTTTTACACGAAACTGATATCTGGTCTGTGCGAAGCTTCGCTTTTCGAAGAGGCGATGGAGTTTTTGAATAGGATGAGAGCTGATTCCTGTCTTCCGAATGTGGTGACGTATTCGACTCTGCTGTGTGGATGCTTGAATAAAAAACAGCTGGGGAGGTGTAAAAGGGTGCTTAGTATGATGATGATTGAAGGTTGTTATCCGAGTCCCAAGGTTTTTAATTCTCTTGTGCATGCTTATTGCACAACGGGAGATCATTCGTATGCGTATAAACTGTTGAAAAAGATGGTTCAGTGTGGTCACAGGCCAGGGTATGTTGTCTACAATATATTGATTGGTAGTATCTGTGGTGGTGGTGAAGACTCGCTTAGTTCTGATCTTTTGGAGTTGGCTGAGAAAGCTTATACTGAGATGCTTGCTGCTGGAGTTGTTCTTAATAAGATTAACGTAAGCAGGTTCACGAGGTGTCTTTGTAATGCTGGCAAGTATGAGAAGGCGTTCAGTGTCATCCGCCAAATGATCGGTAAAGGATTTGTACCTGATAACAGTACCTATTCCAAAGTCCTTGGTTATTTATGTAACGCGTCGAAAATGGAAATGGCGTTTCTGTTGTTTGGAGAGATGAAAACTCGTGGCCTCGTTGCCGATGTCTACACGTATACCATCATGGTAGATAGTTTCTGCAAAGCTGGATTGATCGAACAGGGTCGCAAGTGGTTCGATGAGATGAGGAGCGTTGGTTGTAAGCCTAACGTCGTCACGTATACTGCTCTTATCCATGCTTATCTTAAGGCTAATAAGGTTGGTTATGCGAATGAGCTGTTTGAAGTGATGATATCCGAAGGGTGTGTCCCCAACGTCGTTATGTACTCTGCCTTGATCGATGGGCATTGCAAAGCTGGACAGACGGAGAAAGCTTGCCGGATTTTCGAGAGAATGTGTGGGAGCAAAGATGTTCCGGATGTAGATATGTACTTCACGGAGCAGCACGATGGCGAGCGACCAAACGTAGTTACGTACGGAGCTTTGGTAGATGGTTTCTGCAAGTCGCATAGGGTAGAGGAAGCTCGTAAGTTGTTGGAAGCTATGTCCATGGAAGGTTGCGAGCCGAATGAGATTGTGTATGATGCTCTTATCGATGGACTATGTAAAGTAGGGAAGCTAGAGGAAGCGCAAGAAGTGAAAACTGAGATGTCTGAGCATGGATTCACCGCGACCATATATACTTACAGCTCTTTGATTGATCGTTATTTCAAAATGAAGCGGCAAGATTTAGTCTCGAAGGTTTTGTCGAAGATGCTTGACAGCTGTAAGCCTAACGTGGTTATATACACCGAGATGATTGATGGCTTGTGCAAGGTTGGTAAGACTGATGAAGCTTATAAGCTTATGAAAGTGATGGAAGAGAATGGATGTCAGCCAAACGTTGTGACGTATACGGCTTTGATCGATGGGTTTGGAGTGATTGGTAAGATAGAGACATGCCTTGAGCTCTTAGAGAGAATGGGTTCCAAAGGTGTTGCTCCAAACTATGTTACTTATAGGGTTTTGATTGGTCATTGTTGCGAAAACGGTATGTTGGATGTGGCTTACAAGCTTTTAGAAGAAATGAAACAGACGCATTGGCCTACACACGCTTCAGGATACCGCAAAGTCATTGAAGGATTCAGTAAAGAGTTTGTAGAGTCTCTTGGGCTTCTAGATGAGATAGCGAAGGATGATACTGCCCCGTTTGTTTCTGTATATAGGCTTCTGATTGATAATCTTATTAAAGGTGAAAGGCTGGAGATGGCTCTTACGCTTCTTGAGGAGGTTGCAACGTTGTCACCCACGTTGGTTAGCTACGGTAGCACGTACAGTATGTTGATTGAAAGCCTTTGCGTTGCTGATAAAGTGGACAAGGCTTTTCAGTTGTTCTCGGAGATGACGAAGAAAGGTGTCAGTCCGGATATGGAATCGTTCTGTAGTCTTGTCAAGGGACTTTTCCGGAATAGGAAGATCAATGAAGCACTTTTGCTTCTGGATTTCGTATCACATATGGTTTGTCCTCTTTCTCTCTATTGA